One genomic window of Streptomyces sp. WP-1 includes the following:
- the ftsW gene encoding putative lipid II flippase FtsW, with protein sequence MPSSRTGKPPVQRASRRPAVPGAARENPVRRFVTRARRAWDRPLTAYYLIVGGSMLITVLGLVMVYSASQVTALQMSLPGSYFFRKQLLAAVIGGVLLFAASRMPVKLHRALAYPILAGAVFMMALVQVPGIGMSVNGNQNWISLGGSFQIQPSEFGKLALVLWGADLIARKQERKLLTQWKHMLVPLVPAAFLLLGLIMLGGDMGTAIILTAILFGLLWLAGAPTRLFAGVLSVAVVLGVILIETSPNRMARLACIGATEPRAQGADCWQAVHGIYALASGGLFGSGLGASVEKWGQLPEAHTDFIFAVTGEELGLAGTLSVLALFAALGYAGIRVAGRTKDPFVRYAAGGVTTWIIAQAVINIGAVLGLLPIAGVPLPLFSYGGSALLPTMFAIGLLIAFARDDPAARTALALRQPRFGRKRAGGSGAVRGSRRWNTMRRRASAARSSGER encoded by the coding sequence ATGCCCAGTAGCCGTACCGGAAAGCCCCCCGTGCAGCGGGCGTCCCGGCGTCCCGCCGTCCCCGGCGCCGCGCGCGAGAACCCCGTACGGCGGTTCGTCACGCGCGCCCGGCGGGCCTGGGACCGGCCGCTGACCGCCTATTACCTGATCGTCGGCGGCAGCATGCTGATCACGGTGCTCGGCCTGGTGATGGTCTACTCGGCCTCCCAGGTCACCGCGCTCCAGATGTCGCTGCCGGGCTCGTACTTCTTCCGCAAGCAGTTGCTGGCCGCGGTGATCGGCGGTGTCCTGCTGTTCGCGGCCTCCCGGATGCCGGTGAAACTGCACCGGGCCCTGGCCTACCCGATCCTCGCCGGCGCCGTCTTCATGATGGCCCTGGTGCAGGTCCCCGGGATAGGGATGTCGGTCAACGGCAACCAGAACTGGATCTCTCTCGGCGGCTCCTTCCAGATCCAGCCCAGCGAGTTCGGCAAGCTCGCCCTGGTGCTGTGGGGCGCCGACCTGATCGCCCGCAAACAGGAGCGGAAACTGCTGACCCAGTGGAAGCACATGCTGGTGCCGCTGGTGCCGGCCGCCTTCCTGCTGCTCGGACTGATCATGCTCGGCGGCGACATGGGAACCGCGATCATTCTCACAGCGATCCTGTTCGGGCTGCTGTGGCTCGCGGGCGCCCCGACCCGGCTGTTCGCGGGCGTGCTCTCGGTCGCGGTCGTGCTCGGGGTGATCCTGATCGAGACCAGCCCCAACCGGATGGCCCGCCTCGCCTGCATCGGCGCCACCGAGCCCCGCGCCCAGGGCGCCGACTGCTGGCAGGCCGTGCACGGCATCTACGCGCTCGCCTCCGGCGGACTCTTCGGCTCCGGGCTCGGCGCGAGTGTGGAAAAATGGGGCCAACTGCCGGAAGCGCACACCGACTTCATCTTCGCCGTCACCGGTGAGGAACTGGGTCTGGCGGGCACACTGTCGGTGCTCGCCCTGTTCGCGGCTCTAGGCTATGCGGGTATCCGCGTGGCCGGACGCACGAAAGACCCCTTCGTGAGGTACGCCGCGGGAGGTGTGACCACCTGGATCATCGCTCAGGCGGTGATCAACATCGGTGCGGTGCTCGGCCTGCTGCCGATCGCCGGTGTTCCGCTCCCGCTGTTCTCCTACGGGGGATCCGCCCTGCTGCCGACCATGTTCGCCATCGGGCTGCTGATCGCGTTCGCGCGCGACGACCCCGCTGCGCGGACGGCGCTTGCGCTGCGGCAACCTCGCTTTGGTAGAAAGCGGGCGGGAGGCTCCGGTGCGGTTCGGGGGTCTCGGAGATGGAACACGATGCGACGGCGTGCCTCGGCGGCGCGTTCGTCCGGAGAGCGGTGA
- the murG gene encoding undecaprenyldiphospho-muramoylpentapeptide beta-N-acetylglucosaminyltransferase: MHVVLAGGGTAGHIEPALALADALRRQDPSVGITALGTERGLETRLVPERGYELALIPAVPLPRKPTPELITVPGRLRGTIKAAEQILERTKADAVAGFGGYVALPAYLAAKRLGVPIVIHEANARPGLANKIGSRYAAQVAVSTPDSKLRGSRYIGIPLRRSIATLDRAAVRPEARHRFGLDPNLPTLLVSGGSQGARRLNEVVQQVAPWLQQAGIQILHAVGPKNELPQVQQMPGMPPYIPVSYLDRMDLAYAAADMMLCRAGAMTVAELSAVGLPAAYVPLPIGNGEQRLNAQPVVKAGGGLLVDDAELTPEWVQHNVLPVLADPHRLYEMSRAASEFGRRDADELLVGMVYEAIASRR, encoded by the coding sequence GTGCATGTCGTACTCGCCGGTGGAGGGACCGCCGGCCACATCGAGCCCGCGCTCGCCCTCGCGGACGCCCTGCGCAGGCAGGACCCGAGCGTGGGGATCACGGCCCTGGGCACGGAACGCGGTCTGGAGACCCGGCTCGTCCCGGAGCGCGGCTACGAGCTGGCGCTGATCCCCGCGGTGCCGCTGCCGCGCAAGCCCACCCCCGAGCTGATCACCGTCCCCGGGCGGCTGCGCGGCACCATCAAGGCCGCCGAGCAGATCCTCGAACGCACCAAGGCGGACGCCGTGGCCGGCTTCGGCGGCTATGTCGCGCTGCCCGCCTACCTCGCCGCCAAGCGGCTCGGCGTGCCCATCGTGATCCACGAGGCCAACGCCCGTCCGGGCCTGGCCAACAAGATCGGGTCCCGGTACGCGGCGCAGGTCGCCGTCTCCACGCCGGACAGCAAGCTGCGCGGCTCCCGCTACATCGGCATCCCGCTGCGCCGCTCCATCGCCACGCTGGACCGCGCGGCCGTGCGCCCCGAGGCCCGGCACCGCTTCGGCCTCGACCCCAACCTGCCCACGCTGCTGGTCTCCGGCGGCTCGCAGGGCGCGCGCCGGCTCAACGAGGTGGTCCAGCAGGTCGCCCCGTGGCTCCAGCAGGCCGGTATCCAGATCCTGCACGCGGTCGGCCCGAAGAACGAACTGCCGCAGGTACAGCAGATGCCGGGGATGCCCCCCTATATCCCGGTAAGTTACCTGGACCGGATGGACCTCGCGTACGCCGCGGCCGACATGATGCTCTGCCGCGCGGGCGCGATGACCGTCGCCGAACTCTCCGCCGTCGGACTGCCGGCCGCCTACGTACCGCTGCCCATCGGCAACGGCGAACAGCGGCTGAACGCCCAGCCGGTGGTCAAGGCGGGCGGCGGACTCCTCGTGGACGACGCGGAACTGACGCCCGAGTGGGTGCAGCACAACGTGCTGCCCGTGCTCGCCGATCCGCACCGGCTCTACGAGATGTCCCGCGCCGCGAGCGAGTTCGGCCGCCGGGACGCCGACGAGCTGCTCGTCGGCATGGTGTACGAGGCCATCGCCTCGCGCCGTTAG
- a CDS encoding cell division protein FtsQ/DivIB produces the protein MAGPTTRERGERQQESSGPPLTRRIRRLRLRTIVILAVAVVLVAAGAVWVLYGSSWLRVERVPVSGTRVLTPAEVRDAAAVPVGAPLVSVDTGAIAARTRRELPRIDTVEVSRSWPHGIELKVTERTPVLLVRKGKNFVEVDHKGVRFATVAQAPEGAPLLRMSVSSSGSAAASLRRFGTDRLVREAVLVAGELPGPVRRLTGTVDVHSYDDIRLELADGRTVAWGSAENGRAKARTLTALMKAASGARHFDVSVPTAPASSAS, from the coding sequence GTGGCCGGACCGACGACTCGTGAACGCGGGGAACGCCAGCAGGAGTCGTCCGGTCCGCCGCTCACTCGAAGGATAAGGCGACTACGTCTTCGTACGATCGTCATCCTGGCGGTGGCCGTGGTGCTCGTAGCGGCCGGTGCCGTATGGGTGTTGTACGGCTCCTCGTGGCTGCGCGTCGAGCGGGTCCCGGTCTCCGGCACCCGGGTGCTGACGCCCGCCGAGGTGCGTGACGCCGCCGCCGTACCGGTGGGGGCGCCTTTGGTGTCGGTCGACACCGGAGCCATCGCGGCCCGAACCCGGCGCGAACTGCCGCGAATTGACACGGTCGAGGTGTCCCGCTCCTGGCCGCACGGCATCGAGCTGAAGGTGACCGAGCGAACCCCGGTCCTGCTGGTGCGAAAAGGAAAGAACTTCGTCGAAGTCGACCACAAGGGTGTCCGGTTCGCCACGGTCGCGCAGGCCCCCGAGGGCGCTCCGCTGCTGCGGATGTCCGTGTCCTCGTCGGGCTCGGCCGCCGCGAGCCTGCGGCGCTTCGGCACCGACCGGCTGGTGCGGGAGGCGGTCCTGGTCGCCGGCGAACTGCCGGGCCCCGTCAGGCGCCTCACCGGCACCGTCGACGTGCACTCCTACGACGACATCCGGCTGGAGTTGGCCGACGGCCGCACCGTCGCCTGGGGGAGCGCGGAGAACGGCCGCGCCAAGGCGCGGACCCTGACCGCACTCATGAAAGCAGCTTCCGGCGCACGCCACTTCGACGTCAGCGTCCCCACCGCCCCTGCGTCATCGGCGAGTTGA
- the ftsZ gene encoding cell division protein FtsZ translates to MAAPQNYLAVIKVIGVGGGGVNAINRMIEVGLKGVEFIAINTDAQALLMSDADVKLDVGRELTRGLGAGANPAVGRKAAEDHREEIEEVLKGADMVFVTAGEGGGTGTGGAPVVANIARSLGALTIGVVTRPFTFEGRRRANQAEDGIAELREEVDTLIVIPNDRLLSISDRQVSVLDAFKSADQVLLSGVQGITDLITTPGLINLDFADVKSVMSEAGSALMGIGSARGDDRAVAAAEMAISSPLLEASIDGARGVLLSISGGSDLGLFEINEAAQLVSEAAHPEANIIFGAVIDDALGDEVRVTVIAAGFDGGQPPARRDSALGSASTSAPARREEPAPVRQSESRPSFGSLGSVKPKEEPEPAPEPVADIPVAPPLTPAPRPAYSDSAAEELDVPDFLK, encoded by the coding sequence GTGGCAGCACCGCAGAACTACCTCGCAGTCATCAAGGTCATCGGTGTCGGCGGCGGTGGTGTCAATGCCATCAACCGGATGATCGAGGTCGGTCTCAAGGGTGTCGAGTTCATCGCCATCAACACCGACGCACAGGCGCTGTTGATGAGCGACGCCGACGTCAAGCTGGACGTCGGCCGGGAACTCACCCGCGGACTCGGCGCCGGCGCCAACCCGGCCGTCGGCCGCAAGGCCGCCGAGGACCACCGCGAAGAGATCGAGGAGGTCCTCAAGGGGGCCGACATGGTCTTCGTGACCGCCGGTGAAGGCGGCGGCACCGGCACCGGCGGCGCGCCCGTCGTGGCCAACATTGCGCGCTCCCTGGGTGCCCTCACCATCGGCGTGGTCACGCGCCCGTTCACCTTCGAGGGACGGCGCCGCGCGAACCAGGCCGAGGACGGCATCGCGGAACTGCGCGAAGAGGTCGACACCCTCATCGTCATCCCGAACGACCGGCTGCTGTCCATCTCGGACCGCCAGGTCTCGGTCCTGGACGCCTTCAAGTCCGCGGACCAGGTCCTGCTCTCCGGTGTCCAGGGCATCACCGACCTCATCACCACCCCGGGCCTGATCAACCTGGACTTCGCCGACGTCAAGTCGGTCATGTCCGAGGCCGGTTCGGCCCTCATGGGCATCGGCTCGGCCCGCGGCGACGACCGCGCGGTGGCCGCGGCCGAGATGGCGATCTCCTCCCCGCTCCTGGAGGCGTCCATCGACGGCGCCCGGGGCGTGCTGCTCTCCATCTCCGGCGGCTCCGACCTCGGGCTCTTCGAGATCAACGAGGCGGCCCAGCTGGTCAGCGAGGCCGCCCACCCCGAGGCCAACATCATCTTCGGCGCGGTCATCGACGACGCCCTCGGCGACGAGGTCCGCGTCACCGTGATCGCGGCCGGCTTCGACGGCGGCCAGCCGCCGGCCCGCCGGGACAGCGCCCTGGGCTCGGCCTCCACCTCGGCCCCCGCCCGCCGCGAGGAGCCCGCGCCGGTACGGCAGTCCGAGAGCCGTCCGTCCTTCGGCTCGCTCGGCAGCGTGAAGCCGAAGGAGGAGCCGGAGCCGGCCCCCGAGCCGGTGGCCGACATCCCGGTCGCCCCGCCCCTCACCCCGGCGCCGCGCCCCGCCTACTCGGACAGCGCGGCCGAGGAACTGGACGTCCCGGACTTCCTGAAGTGA
- the pgeF gene encoding peptidoglycan editing factor PgeF has product MIGQRESVSGAHFAFTDRWGGVSAAPYEELNLGGAVGDTPEAVAANRKLAATSLGLDPARVVWMNQVHGAEVAVVDEPWGTRPVPEVDALVTARRGLALAVLTADCVPVLLADPVAGIAAAAHAGRPGMVKGVVPAAVRAMAELGAVPERIVARTGPAVCGRCYEVPETMRAEVAAVEPTAHAETSWGTPAVDVSAGVHAQLDRLGVCDRAHSPVCTLESGDHFSYRRDRTTGRLAAYVWLD; this is encoded by the coding sequence GTGATAGGACAGCGCGAGAGCGTGAGCGGCGCGCACTTCGCCTTCACCGACCGGTGGGGCGGGGTGAGCGCCGCTCCGTATGAGGAGCTGAACCTCGGCGGCGCGGTCGGCGACACGCCCGAGGCGGTGGCGGCCAACCGGAAGCTGGCCGCCACGTCGCTCGGCCTGGATCCCGCTCGCGTGGTGTGGATGAACCAGGTGCACGGTGCCGAGGTGGCCGTGGTGGACGAGCCCTGGGGCACCCGTCCGGTGCCGGAGGTCGACGCCCTCGTCACCGCCCGGCGCGGACTCGCCCTCGCCGTACTCACCGCCGACTGCGTGCCGGTGCTGCTCGCCGACCCCGTCGCCGGGATCGCCGCCGCGGCCCACGCCGGCCGGCCCGGCATGGTCAAGGGGGTCGTCCCCGCCGCCGTACGGGCCATGGCCGAACTGGGCGCCGTGCCCGAGCGGATCGTCGCCCGCACCGGACCGGCCGTCTGCGGCCGGTGCTACGAGGTGCCGGAGACCATGCGTGCCGAGGTGGCCGCGGTGGAGCCGACGGCGCACGCCGAAACCAGCTGGGGCACACCGGCGGTCGACGTGAGCGCCGGAGTGCACGCGCAGCTCGACCGGCTCGGGGTGTGCGACCGGGCGCATTCGCCGGTGTGCACGCTGGAGTCGGGGGACCACTTCTCATACCGCCGCGACCGCACCACCGGTCGGCTCGCGGCCTATGTCTGGCTGGAC